The following proteins are encoded in a genomic region of Dasypus novemcinctus isolate mDasNov1 chromosome 21, mDasNov1.1.hap2, whole genome shotgun sequence:
- the SLC46A1 gene encoding proton-coupled folate transporter isoform X1: protein MEGRAGAPGEAGARRAPAVLFRGPVEPLLFLVNFSLVLQGPLTTQYLWHRFSADLGYNGTRDRGNCHNQSANPLMQKVETLTSHWTLYMNLGGLLVGLFSATLLGAWSDCVGRRPLLVLASFGLLLQALLNVFVVQLQLPVGYFVLGRILCAFLGDFGGLLAAGFASVADVSSDRSRTFRMALLEACIGVAGMLASLIGGHWLRAQGYANPFWLALALLIVVVLYAAFCFGETVKEPVCARLFTLRHHRSIVQLYVAPSLEKSRKHLALYSLALFVVITVHFGAQDILTVYELSAPLCWDSKLIGYGSTAQYLPYLTSLLCLWLLQHCLADTWVAEIGLALNILGMVVFGLATITALMFTGYGLLFLSLAITPVIRSKLSKLVSKSEQGALFSAVACVNNLAMLSATGIFNSLYPATLNFMKGFPFLLGAGLLVIPAILIGMLEMTHPHLEFQQFPQSP, encoded by the exons ATGGAGGGGCGCGCGGGTGCCCCTGGCGAGGCCGGCGCACGCCGCGCCCCGGCGGTGCTGTTCCGCGGCCCGGTGGAGCCGCTGCTCTTCCTTGTTAACTTCTCTTTGGTCCTGCAGGGCCCGCTCACTACGCAGTACCTGTGGCACCGCTTCAGTGCCGATCTCGGCTACAATGGCACCCGCGATCGGGGGAACTGCCACAACCAGAGCGCCAACCCCCTCATGCAG AAAGTGGAGACCCTCACCTCCCACTGGACCCTCTACATGAACTTGGGCGGCCTCCTGGTGGGGCTCTTCTCAGCCACGCTGCTGGGGGCCTGGAGTGACTGCGTGGGTCGCCGCCCGCTGTTGGTGCTGGCCTCATTCGGCCTGCTGCTCCAGGCCCTGTTGAACGTCTTTGTGGTGCAGCTGCAGCTTCCCGTCGGCTACTTTGTGCTGGGCCGTATCCTTTGTGCCTTCCTCGGCGACTTCGGCGGGCTTCTGGCTGCTGGCTTCGCCTCCGTGGCAGATGTCAGCTCAGACCGCAGCCGCACCTTCCGAATGGCCCTGCTGGAAGCGTGCATCGGGGTGGCAGGGATGTTGGCCAGCCTCATTGGGGGCCACTGGCTCCGGGCCCAGGGTTATGCTAACCCTTTCTGGCTGGCCCTGGCCTTGCTGATTGTCGTGGTTCTCTATGCAGCGTTCTGCTTTGGTGAGACGGTGAAGGAGCCAGTGTGCGCCCGGCTCTTTACACTCCGTCACCATCGCTCCATTGTCCAGCTCTACGTGGCTCCGAGCCTGGAGAAGTCCAGGAAGCATTTAGCTCTGTACTCATTGGCTCTCTTCGTGGTAATCACTGTGCACTTCGGGGCGCAGGATATCCTGACTGTCTATGAGCTGAGTGCACCCCTCTGCTGGGACTCCAAGCTAATTGGCTACGGTTCTACAGCTCAGTACCTCCCATACCTCACCAGCCTGCTGTGCCTGTGGCTGCTCCAGCACTGCCTGGCTGATACCTGGGTGGCTGAGATCGGCCTGGCCTTAAACATCCTGGGTATGGTGGTCTTTGGATTGGCTACCATCACAGCCCTCATGTTCACAG GGTATGGGCTCCTGTTCCTGTCGTTAGCCATCACACCTGTCATCCGGTCCAAGCTCTCCAAACTGGTGAGCAAGTCAGAGCAGG GTGCTCTCTTTTCAGCTGTGGCCTGTGTGAACAACCTAGCCATGCTCTCAGCCACCGGCATCTTCAACTCGCTGTACCCGGCCACCCTGAACTTCATGAAGGGGTTCCCCTTCCTCCTGGGAGCTGGCCTCCTCGTCATCCCAGCCATTCTGATTGG GATGCTGGAAATGACTCATCCTCACCTTGAGTTCCAGCAGTTTCCCCAGAGCCCCTGA
- the SLC46A1 gene encoding proton-coupled folate transporter isoform X2 → MQKVETLTSHWTLYMNLGGLLVGLFSATLLGAWSDCVGRRPLLVLASFGLLLQALLNVFVVQLQLPVGYFVLGRILCAFLGDFGGLLAAGFASVADVSSDRSRTFRMALLEACIGVAGMLASLIGGHWLRAQGYANPFWLALALLIVVVLYAAFCFGETVKEPVCARLFTLRHHRSIVQLYVAPSLEKSRKHLALYSLALFVVITVHFGAQDILTVYELSAPLCWDSKLIGYGSTAQYLPYLTSLLCLWLLQHCLADTWVAEIGLALNILGMVVFGLATITALMFTGYGLLFLSLAITPVIRSKLSKLVSKSEQGALFSAVACVNNLAMLSATGIFNSLYPATLNFMKGFPFLLGAGLLVIPAILIGMLEMTHPHLEFQQFPQSP, encoded by the exons ATGCAG AAAGTGGAGACCCTCACCTCCCACTGGACCCTCTACATGAACTTGGGCGGCCTCCTGGTGGGGCTCTTCTCAGCCACGCTGCTGGGGGCCTGGAGTGACTGCGTGGGTCGCCGCCCGCTGTTGGTGCTGGCCTCATTCGGCCTGCTGCTCCAGGCCCTGTTGAACGTCTTTGTGGTGCAGCTGCAGCTTCCCGTCGGCTACTTTGTGCTGGGCCGTATCCTTTGTGCCTTCCTCGGCGACTTCGGCGGGCTTCTGGCTGCTGGCTTCGCCTCCGTGGCAGATGTCAGCTCAGACCGCAGCCGCACCTTCCGAATGGCCCTGCTGGAAGCGTGCATCGGGGTGGCAGGGATGTTGGCCAGCCTCATTGGGGGCCACTGGCTCCGGGCCCAGGGTTATGCTAACCCTTTCTGGCTGGCCCTGGCCTTGCTGATTGTCGTGGTTCTCTATGCAGCGTTCTGCTTTGGTGAGACGGTGAAGGAGCCAGTGTGCGCCCGGCTCTTTACACTCCGTCACCATCGCTCCATTGTCCAGCTCTACGTGGCTCCGAGCCTGGAGAAGTCCAGGAAGCATTTAGCTCTGTACTCATTGGCTCTCTTCGTGGTAATCACTGTGCACTTCGGGGCGCAGGATATCCTGACTGTCTATGAGCTGAGTGCACCCCTCTGCTGGGACTCCAAGCTAATTGGCTACGGTTCTACAGCTCAGTACCTCCCATACCTCACCAGCCTGCTGTGCCTGTGGCTGCTCCAGCACTGCCTGGCTGATACCTGGGTGGCTGAGATCGGCCTGGCCTTAAACATCCTGGGTATGGTGGTCTTTGGATTGGCTACCATCACAGCCCTCATGTTCACAG GGTATGGGCTCCTGTTCCTGTCGTTAGCCATCACACCTGTCATCCGGTCCAAGCTCTCCAAACTGGTGAGCAAGTCAGAGCAGG GTGCTCTCTTTTCAGCTGTGGCCTGTGTGAACAACCTAGCCATGCTCTCAGCCACCGGCATCTTCAACTCGCTGTACCCGGCCACCCTGAACTTCATGAAGGGGTTCCCCTTCCTCCTGGGAGCTGGCCTCCTCGTCATCCCAGCCATTCTGATTGG GATGCTGGAAATGACTCATCCTCACCTTGAGTTCCAGCAGTTTCCCCAGAGCCCCTGA